From a region of the Dictyostelium discoideum AX4 chromosome 2 chromosome, whole genome shotgun sequence genome:
- a CDS encoding hypothetical protein (Retrotransposable element Tdd-3, complete sequence): MRKTLSNYDIPIDKIYIGKGTRKTIHLMIKNEQSLINIIRDRSKLGTFITSSRDFHVLTGRVRIPREKAGIVDALIKTAFAEEIPYAIYNTIYSTDHLIVFGLIECKIGDQMKSGQHITEIANFTIRTATKTYSSQKKNKKVETNNTEEPLEDEMTDPPYTQNRIAIKSSQPKPQQQTNNPANNQSDKQSTQEKKAQAKKSSLPLPPKTQQNLNLSNPPQPLPQHPTPSKKTMPTKRALTSIHPRKTERRH, encoded by the coding sequence ATGAGAAAAACACTCTCAAACTACGATATCCCAATCGACAAGATATACATAGGCAAAGGAACTAGAAAAACGATCCACCTGATGATCAAAAACGAACAATCTCTCATAAATATCATTAGAGATAGAAGCAAATTGGGAACCTTCATCACCTCCAGTAGAGACTTCCACGTCCTCACAGGAAGAGTAAGAATTCCCAGAGAAAAGGCAGGAATAGTGGACGCCCTCATCAAAACTGCCTTTGCAGAAGAAATACCCTATGCAATATACAATACTATATACTCCACCGACCACCTCATAGTATTCGGTCTAATAGAATGCAAAATTGGCGATCAAATGAAATCTGGCCAACACATTACAGAAATCGCAAACTTTACCATCAGAACGGCCACCAAAACCTACTCCTcacaaaagaaaaacaagaaagTAGAGACAAACAACACGGAGGAACCATTAGAAGATGAGATGACAGATCCTCCTTACACCCAAAACAGGATAGCAATCAAATCCTCTCAACcaaaaccacaacaacaaacaaacaacCCAGCAAACAATCAGTCTGATAAACAATCAACCCAAGAGAAAAAAGCCCAAGCAAAAAAGTCATCTCTACCTCTTCCCCCAAAAACCCAGCAGAATCTCAATCTGTCAAacccaccacaaccactacCACAACATCCAACGCCATCCAAAAAGACAATGCCAACAAAACGAGCACTAACATCCATTCATCCTCGGAAAACAGAGAGAAGACACTAA
- a CDS encoding CAMKL family protein kinase (Similar to RCC1~Similar to HECT): MSLFFKSIKSKIEETLNHTPQVNLFNNSNNGGNNSNNGGNNSTPTLTKTPSTTNFPYNDYKNYTYKYVYDNTDNYNFNNNNNNNNNNNNNNNNNTKENNFKSIRESASIYKNNEEINNDDNNTIINKKKIEEEEDETNFDTSLIPKLGHEDKDELESDHYITIWGNGIRNYKNCNMSSIGFSEMYNQQKIVLISTGAIHSSFITDQGNLYTFGDGLLGKLGHGNLESYSSPKLVEFFQTKPSLRVVSIANGGKHSLALTICGKVYSWGGNDSCQLGLGNGSSSSYYSLPQLINFNISYNNNNNNNNNNSTNNNNNNNNDGAQQQFSLSQNSSSNNNKIKIVKLSCGTNRSAVITDKGLLFTFGRGDHGRLGLGEQSLLMQSTPKLVQSLQGHFIIDMSSGGGHSLVLTNKGLVFSFGRNDQGQLGIGCFSNQQTIPKQIQWFQTSQQQQQQPINIIKVSAGGYHSIAISDNNDTYAWGRSDYGVLGTSIDVQGDRNLPVLINSNSVVVDNVKFIDVSSGFQHNVAMSIDGSLYSWGCNAGQRLGFKSDENQLTPKKCFINSKDSKPLLFTCGEIITIIVEKRFKEPIIKTELQLPSSTQSQQQTELSLPSSVNSSSDSNFNKSIIDNSSTTTIIKQTNNNIKSTTTTIITRPSSPTPSFLSLANEGKDLLNSTQSNFIEWMTLISKSKGLLNLIQMKATSSLPNLGLSIEKKNKDFDDINRQLKLLVNSNLSLSPLPDNIQSEIDRLVLSRNQLGLGLVSEYQTSIDYWLEIKQQKDLTFLNLSKLLNLSTITTTTTSNTTTTTTATTTTTTTTTTNLINKKVLVHQDEKQQQREKSETELEEEQDEEEEDSEIKNGTLTAIEIQQQSFYLVERLNQGLGNFCNNIMDSTTMVQPLTTATASSTTATATATTTTANTTNSSGIINKNFGESLRLSMEEIQLIVLETQKYAIKYHSLLSQQLQQCDDLINIHRGKLVEVQDFLNKSKLAQSLLEQREKLKSDYRFCKRNSIELSKKIEVIELDYDQNLCDDDDNNHENNSVNNNSNNNNNNNNNNNNNNNNNNNNNNNIDNNINSNSINDSSNNNNNNNNIEKLKNELIKLKKDEQKLLSNQQEINELIIEILDKYVPEFKIKLRANDKISSRIKDTGLLVTDRKFQHYDIIKTLSTHPHNVYLANFNDQLVVLKEFGIGDAFGKQIFERQVSLLKQMNHKCIMPIQAVFYDRNAFMQMEYISGGNLLDWCRNNNNDNENNKRRQPWEIQKIFQQIIQAIAYMHSNCIIHRDLKLENVLIRQDGTPVISDFDLSKDISANVNVTVFNINGGTELYKAPEMKEQNVKGSYSTDIWAFGVMLYKCIFQFVNNNNNGNNGKNNNSDGNENDNNNNNNFLIIREPFLLPEENNLPLPANHSDQRLISLLSSIFQRNPKLRPTAHQIAVHPYFVTSLVEDLLSSRTLIDCREKIAAFRAHISSLSEMAEEMSESLQLTVRREHLVLDFFQFFFKKIESNKLFCRLEVSFQGEKGLDLGGLSSEMYSLLFSDNQIIDNSNNSNNSVSYSIPKNSLFSKKFNLFENSGTESPFYLLNSNDLFNNNNNNNEENNNNNNNNNNNNNNNNNNNNNNNNNNNNNNNNNEENPLLILKNEFTIFKILGKIFLKSIIDGKPIPDCFPTSFFKYLLGVKVNLRDLEIYDPQLAQSFKKVLVLDNIEEYLSTTFEGLIEGGESIPVTDLNKEEFIQRNIERVLVGCRQSKLEAFKSGFMSIDSLNAHFALFSPTELQLLMCGNTLVDSSVLQKNFKFIGFPDTSSTPKDFRRAVDEMNQDEIRLFLRFVTGMVALPLSGFEKSISIIQVPLSQKLPCAHTCSYQLDLPDYNDFDTTKKKLIKMLEYVDGFAFI; encoded by the exons ATGTCATTATTCTTCAAGTCAATAAAGAGTAAGATTGAAGAAACATTAAATCATACGCCACAAGttaatttattcaataacagtaataatgGAGGcaataacagtaataatgGAGGTAATAATTCAACACCAACCTTAACAAAAACTCCATCAACAACCAATTTCCCATataatgattataaaaattatacatATAAATATGTTTATGATAATACCGATAATTAtaactttaataataataataacaataacaataataataataataataataataataatacaaaagaaaataattttaaaagtataAGAGAAAGTGCatcaatatataaaaataatgaagaaattaataatgacgataataatactataataaataaaaaaaagattgagGAAGAAGAGGATGAAACTAATTTCGATACTTCATTAATTCCGAAACTTGGTCATGAAGATAAAGATGAATTAGAAAGCGATc ATTATATAACAATATGGGGTAATGGTAttagaaattataaaaattgtaatatgAGTAGTATAGGATTTTCAGAGATGTATAATCAACAAAAGATTGTATTGATATCAACGGGAGCAATTCATAGTTCATTCATAACGGATCAAGGTAATCTTTATACATTTGGAGATGGTTTATTGGGTAAATTAGGTCATGGTAATCTTGAATCATATAGTTCACCTAAATTGGTTGAATTCTTTCAAACAAAACCATCATTAAGAGTTGTATCCATTGCAAATGGTGGTAAACATTCATTAGCATTAACAATTTGTGGTAAAGTTTATAGTTGGGGTGGTAATGATAGTTGTCAATTAGGTTTAGGTAAtggttcatcatcatcatattaTTCACTAccacaattaattaattttaatattagttataataataataataataacaacaataacaatagtactaataataataataataataataatgacggtgcacaacaacaattttcattatctcaaaatagtagtagtaataataataaaattaaaattgttaaattatcatGCGGTACGAATAGATCGGCAGTGATTACAGATAaaggtttattatttacatttggtAGAGGTGATCATGGTAGATTAGGATTAGGTGAACAATCATTGTTAATGCAATCAACACCAAAATTAGTTCAATCATTACAAGGTCATTTCATTATTGATATGTCAAGTGGTGGTGGTCATTCATTGGTATTAACAAATAAAGGTTTagttttttcatttggtaGAAATGATCAAGGTCAATTAGGTATTGGTTGCTTTTCAAATCAACAAACTATAccaaaacaaattcaatggTTTCAAAcatctcaacaacaacaacaacaaccaattaatattattaaagtttCAGCAGGTGGTTATCATTCAATTGCAATAtcagataataatgatacatATGCATGGGGTAGAAGTGATTATGGTGTACTTGGTACATCGATTGATGTTCAAGGTGATAGGAATTTACCAGTATTAATTAATAGCAATAgcgttgttgttgataatgtAAAGTTTATAGATGTTTCGAGTGGTTTTCAACATAATGTAGCAATGTCTATTGATGGCTCATTATATTCTTGGGGATGTAATGCTGGTCAAAGATTAGGTTTTAAAAGTgatgaaaatcaattaacaCCAAAGAAatgttttataaattcaaaagattcaaaaccattattatttacgtGTGGTgaaattattacaataattgttgaaaaaagatttaaagaaccaattattaaaacagaattacaattaccatcatcaactcaatcacaacaacaaacagaattatcattaccatcaagtgttaatagtagtagtgatagtaattttaataaatcaataattgataatagttCAACAACgacaataataaaacaaacaaataataatataaaatcaacaacaacaacaataataacaagaccatcatcaccaacaccatcatttttatcattagcAAATGAAggtaaagatttattaaatagtacacaaagtaattttattgaatggatgacattaatttcaaaatcaaaaggattattaaatttaattcaaatgaaagCAACTAGTAGTTTACCAAATTTAGGactttcaattgaaaagaaGAATAAAGATTTCGATGATATAAATAgacaattgaaattattggtaaattcaaatttatcactTTCACCATTACCTGATAATATTCAATCTGAAATCGATAGATTGGTTTTATCAAGAAATCAACTTGGTTTAGGATTAGTATCAGAATATCAAACTTCAATTGATTATTGGTTAGAaattaaacaacaaaaagatttaacttttttaaatttatcaaaattattaaatttatcaactataactacaactacaacttcaaatacaacaactacaaccacagcaacaacaacaacaacaacaacaacaacaacaaatttaataaataaaaaagttttagttCATCAGgatgaaaaacaacaacaacgagAGAAATCAGAAACAGAATTAGAAGAGGAacaagatgaagaagaagaagatagCGAAATAAAGAATGGAACATTAACAGCAAttgaaattcaacaacaaagtttttatttagttGAAAGATTAAATCAAGGATTAGGtaatttttgtaataatattatggATTCTACTACAATGGTCCAACCTTTAACAACAGCAACtgcatcatcaacaacagcaacagcaacagcaacaacgaCAACAGCAAATACAACAAATAGTAGtggaattattaataaaaattttggaGAATCATTAAGATTATCAATGGaagaaattcaattaattgtatTAGAAACTCAAAAATATGCAATTAAATATCATTCATTACTTtcacaacaattacaacagtgtgatgatttaattaatattcatCGTGGTAAATTAGTAGAGGTtcaagattttttaaataaatcaaaattggCTCAATCTTTATTAGAACAAagagagaaattaaaatctgaTTATAGATTTTGTAAAAGAAATAGTATTGaattaagtaaaaaaattgaagttATAGAATTAGATTATGATCAAAATTtatgtgatgatgatgataataatcatgaaaataatagtgtaaataataatagtaataataataataataataataataataataataataataataataataataataataataataataatatagataataatataaatagtaatagtataaatgatagtagtaataataataataataataataatattgaaaaattaaaaaatgaattaattaaattaaaaaaagatgaacAGAAATTATTAAGTAATCAACaagaaataaatgaattaattattgaaatattaGATAAATATGTAccagaatttaaaattaaattaagagcaaatgataaaatttcatcaaGAATTAAAGATACAGGATTATTAGTAACCGATAGAAAATTTCAACAttatgatattattaaaactttatcaacACATCCACATAATGTTTATTTGGCAAATTTTAATGATCAATTAGTTGTATTGAAAGAATTTGGAATTGGTGATGCATTTGGTAAACAAATTTTCGAGAGACAAGTATCATTATTGAAACAAATGAATCATAAATGTATTATGCCAATTCAAGCTGTATTCTATGATAGAAATGCATTTATGCAAATGGAGTATATTTCTGGTGGTAATCTATTAGATTGGtgtagaaataataataatgataatgaaaataataaaagacgACAACCTTgggaaattcaaaaaatatttcaacaaATCATTCAAGCTATTGCTTATATGCATTCAAATTGTATTATTCATAgagatttaaaattggaaaatgttttaattagACAAGATGGTACACCAGTAATCtctgattttgatttaagtAAAGATATCTCTGCAAATGTTAATGTTACagttttcaatattaatggTGGTACTGAATTATATAAAGCACCTGAAATGAAAGAACAAAATGTTAAGGGTAGTTATTCAACTGATATTTGGGCATTTGGTGTTATGTTATATAAAtgtatttttcaatttgttaataataataataatggtaataatggtaaaaataataatagtgatggtaatgaaaatgataataataataataataattttttaataataagagaaccatttttattaccagaagaaaataatttaccattacCAGCAAATCATTCAGATCAAagattaatatcattattatcatcaatatttCAAAGAAATCCAAAACTTAGACCAACTGCTCATCAAATTGCAGTTCATCCATACTTTGTAACTTCATTGGTAGAggatttattatcatcaagaACATTAATTGATTGTAGAGAAAAGATTGCTGCATTTAGAGCTCatatatcatcattatcagagATGGCAGAAGAAATGAGTGAATCACTTCAATTAACTGTACGTCGTGAACATTTAGTACTAGATTTCtttcaattcttttttaaaaaaattgaatcaaataaattattttgcaGATTAGAAGTTTCTTTTCAAGGTGAAAAAGGTTTAGATTTAGGTGGTTTATCATCTGAAAtgtattcattattatttagtgataatcaaattattgataattcaaataattcaaataatagtgTTTCTTATTCAATTCcaaaaaatagtttattttcaaaaaaattcaatttgtttgAAAATAGTGGAACAGAATcaccattttatttattaaattcaaatgatttatttaataataataacaataataatgaagaaaataataataataataataataataataataataataataataataataataataataataataataataataataataataataataataataataatgaagaaaatccattattaattttaaaaaatgaatttacaatttttaaaattttaggtaaaatatttttaaaatcaattattgatgGTAAACCAATACCAGATTGTTTTCCaacatcattttttaaatatttattaggAGTTAAAGTAAATTTAAGAGATTTAGAAATTTATGATCCACAATTAGcacaatcatttaaaaaggtTTTAGTATTGGATAATATTGAAGAATATTTATCAACAACATTTGAAGGTTTAATTGAAGGTGGTGAATCAATACCAGTTacagatttaaataaagaggAATTCATTCAAAGAAATATTGAAAGAGTTTTAGTAGGTTGTAGACAATCGAAATTGGAAGCATTTAAATCTGGTTTCATGTCAATCGATAGTTTAAATGCCCATTTTGCACTTTTCTCTCCAACtgaattacaattattaatgtGTGGTAATACTTTGGTGGATTCAAGTGTTTTACAaaagaatttcaaattcattggTTTCCCTGACACTTCTTCAACTCCAAAAGATTTTCGTAGAGCAGTTGATGAAATGAATCAAGATGAAATTCGTTTATTCCTAAGATTCGTCACTGGAATGGTTGCATTACCACTATCTggttttgaaaaatcaatttcaatcatTCAAGTACCATTAAGTCAAAAATTACCTTGTGCTCATACTTGTAGTTATCAATTGGATTTACCTGattataatgattttgatactactaaaaagaaattaattaaaatgttaGAATATGTAGATGGTTTtgcttttatttaa
- a CDS encoding Arf GTPase activating protein (pleckstrin homology (PH) domain-containing protein): MSNQQQHHNQQQQQQQHVVKPFLNSFDGSIKLEESIEDSPQFRKHLKDTEQSIDELTQNIKKMLKSSKQSCELGEDYNITFKNFVDDLLTYKGEAGSGFVRDELLEKSMIKFSTALKEICNFRELLHIEMDALITGPLQSFAENDLRQVKEQCKKYDKYSQQYDASASKLGQIKKKNSVRIEEVSQEANETLKLRVQFGLDLVESMNQVQARRRFEFLEYFSVYLHAQSTFFHQGYELFRDLEPHMRVFSDYLQATRKHFEDEKRKQTMLKAELIEKTFLNSPSSNTSMSGSPVNGGIIFTTNRTSQDTLFKKGYLFKRSEYNSYTRKFFELSNGKLSYYKTGNDTSPSHTHDLFLTTVRIREDLDRRYCFELLSPDRSIILAAETFESMQEWVQVLQNTIANLLNNCSPQGNLIVNNLSSPNSNCNNNNNNNNNNSNNLIITNNNNNNFNNNNISLSNSPSGNNIIVNSFNNNNNNNNNNNNNNNNNNNNNNNNNNNNNNNNNNNGKNIPFSDNHNGLNSSCGSTTSSSSIASISVNNSGNNINIQQQQSQQQQQQQQQQQQQQNETPISILRRIDSSNLYCADCNTRDPDWASINFGCLLCIDCSGIHRGMGVHISKVRSVILDKWEPELLNMMKCIGNEKVNKIYENKIPPGRKKPTPNDEFEIRAKWIRDKYDKRLFVNFLDKSLDDINSLFYHIASEPNASYILELIAQGADPNYKEPHHDYKSPLHNAAQHNLPQNICLLLQNGAMVDQLDSNGNTPLHTSADCGSPDSCILLLMKSVKLLSITNKDNHTPLDLAVEKGHVGCVTILRLAQLQKDEGKHSFDDAFAELLRGFVINCK; this comes from the exons atgtctaatcaacaacaacatcataatcaacaacaacaacaacaacaacatgttgttaaaccatttttaaatagttttgaTGGTAGTATTAAATTAgaagaatcaattgaagatTCACCACAGTTCAGAAAACACTTAAAAGATACTGAACAAAGTATCGATGAATTAACacaaaatataaagaaaatgtTAAAGAGTTCAAAACAAAGTTGTGAATTGGGCGAGGATTATAATATaacatttaaaaactttGTAGATGATTTATTAACATATAAAGGTGAAGCAGGTTCAGGTTTTGTAAGAGATGAACTTTTAGAAAAGAGTATGATTAAATTCTCTACTgctttaaaagaaatttgtaattttagaGAATTATTA cATATAGAAATGGATGCATTAATTACAGGACCATTACAATCATTTGCAGAGAATGATTTAAGACAAGTTAAAGAACAATGTAAAAAATATGATAAATATAGTCAACAATATGATGCATCAGCAAGTAAATTGGgacaaattaaaaagaaaaactcTGTTAGAATTGAAGAAGTATCACAAGAAGCAAATGAAACCTTAAAGTTGAGAGTTCAATTTGGTTTGGATTTAGTGGAATCAATGAATCAAGTTCAAGCAAGAAGaagatttgaatttttagagTATTTCTCTGTATATTTACATGCTCAATCAACATTTTTTCATCAAGGTTATGAATTATTTCGTGATCTTGAACCACATATGAGAGTTTTCTCTGATTATCTTCAAGCAACTAGAAAACATtttgaagatgaaaaaagaaaacaaacaATGCTTAAAGCTGAATTAATTGag aaaacatttttaaattcaccatcatcaaatacAAGTATGAGTGGTAGTCCAGTAAATGGTGGAATAATTTTTACAACAAATAGAACATCACAAGatacattatttaaaaaaggatatttatttaaaagatcaGAATATAATTCATACACTAGAAAGTTTTTTGAATTAAGTAATGGAAAATTATCATATTATAAAACTGGTAATGATACATCACCATCACATACAcatgatttatttttgacAACTGTTAGAATTCGTGAGGATTTAGATAGAAGATATTGTTTCGAATTATTATCACCTGATAGATCAATTATTTTAGCTGCTGAAACTTTTGAAAGTATGCAAGAATGGGTTCAAGTTTTACAAAATACAATtgcaaatttattaaataactGTTCACCTCAAGGTAATCTAAtagtaaataatttatcatcaccaaattcaaattgtaataataataataataataataataataatagtaataatttaatcataactaataataataataataattttaataataataatataagtTTAAGTAATAGTCCATCAggaaataatataattgtaaatagttttaataataataataataataataataataataataataataataataataataataataataataataataataataataataataataataataataataataatggtaaaaataTACCATTTTCAGATAATCATAATGGACTAAATAGTTCATGTGGATCAACAACAAGTTCAAGTAGTATAGCGTCAATTTCAgttaataatagtggtaataatataaatatacagcaacagcaatcacaacaacaacaacaacaacaacaacaacaacaacaacaacaaaatgaaacaccaatttcaatattaagaAGAATTGACTCATCAAATTTATATTGTGCAGATTGTAACACGCGTGATCCAGATTGGgcatcaattaattttggttGTTTACTTTGTATAGATTGTTCAGGTATTCATAGAGGTATGGGAGTTCATATTTCAAAGGTACGTTCAGTTATATTGGATAAATGGGAACCAGAATTATTGAATATGATGAAATGTATAGGTAATGAAAaggttaataaaatttatgaaaataaaataccgCCAGGAAGAAAGAAACCAACAccaaatgatgaatttgaaattcgTGCTAAATGGATTAGAGATAAATATGACAAGAGATTATTTGTAAACTTTTTAGATAAATCATTGGATGATATAAACTCTTTGTTTTATCATATAGCCAGTGAACCAAATGCAAGTTACATATTGGAATTAATTGCTCAAGGTGCCGATCCAAACTATAAAGAACCTCATCATGATTATAAATCGCCACTACATAATGCTGCTCAACATAATTTACCCCAGAATATTTGTCTTTTACTTCAAAATGGCGCTATGGTCGATCAATTGGATAGCAATGGTAATACACCTTTACATACTTCCGCAGATTGTGGAAGTCCAGACTCTTGTATCCTCCTCTTAATGAAATCTGTTAAATTGTTATCTATCACCAATAAAGACAATCATACTCCATTGGATTTGGCTGTTGAAAAAGGTCATGTTGGTTGTGTTACCATCCTTCGTTTAGCTCAATTACAAAAAGATGAAGGTAAACATAGTTTTGATGATGCTTTCGCTGAATTGTTAAGAGGTTTCGTTATTAATtgcaaataa
- the ercc8 gene encoding DNA excision repair protein 8, whose amino-acid sequence MNKFLLKRELGICNERREIIDEIKRSIRHLDLSVYKQIINYNKGPINHLDIDVAENRYLLSVSGDGIIQIYDLFENLLNNKKNNEIKTEFQPILKINRKSNNNNNNNNSNSEGILLKGISSVQWYPIDTGIFFIGGVNGNVEVWDTNLGQVSQTFYLENCVNSISYSQVNCTNLLIAAATTDPKVRLCDMRTNSSVHCLTGHRESVLSIKWSPFSPNLIATASKDKTIRLWDIRRGDTFLFALDQYNGSGIGIGVGGGSGGESNDDVGNDIGGGNKNDLKQSKRYRQKLHKPKSLQTSSSSIIEKRNIGGGGGGIGGSANLTLKKEVPTAHNGTITSIAWTPDGNYLVSTGADSKIRLWDIQKGGANTMINYPNAHNVHKIPNQICLSTNGQYLFHPNGRAIHVYETATGNLVRQLKGHFEKVNCCVFNHCDQALISGSNDRLTLYWDNSNDDQIDDQQFLNEEKQNNQNNDDDNNNFQVTTNTTTKTSTTTTTSTTISPPTTLEDVDNWSDD is encoded by the exons ATGAATAAATTTCTACTGAAAAGAGAACTTGGTATATGTAATGAAAGAAGAGAaataattgatgaaattaaaagaagtaTAAGACATCTCGATTTATCAGTatataaacaaattataaaCTATAATAAAGGTCCTATCAATCATTTAGATATTGATGTTGCTGAAAATAGATA tttATTATCTGTTAGTGGTGATGGaataatacaaatttatgatttatttgaaaatttattaaataataaaaaaaataatgaaattaaaacagAATTTcaaccaatattaaaaataaatagaaaaagtaataataataataataataataatagtaatagtgaaggtattttattaaaaggtATATCAAGTGTTCAATGGTACCCAATTGATACaggaatattttttattggtgGTGTTAATGGTAATGTTGAAGTATGGGATACTAATCTTGGACAAGTTTCACAAACATTTTATCTTGAGAATTGTGTAAATTCAATATCCTACTCTCAAGTTAATTGTaccaatttattaattgccGCTGCAACAACTGATCCAAAAGTTAGACTATGTGATATGCGTACAAACTCTTCCGTTCATTGTTTAACAGGTCATCGTGAAAGTGTACTCTCAATTAAGTGGTCACCTTTCTCTCCAAATTTAATTGCAACCGCTTCAAAAGATAAAACAATTAGATTATGGGATATACGTAGAGGTGATACATTTCTATTTGCTTTAGATCAATATAATGGTAgtggtattggtattggtgttggtggtggtagtggtggtgaaagtaatgatgatgttggtaatgatattggtggtggtaataagaATGATTTAAAGCAATCAAAAAGGTATAGACAAAAATTACATAAACCTAAATCACTTCAAACCAGTAGTAGTTCAATTATTGAGAAAAGAaatattggtggtggtggtggtggtattggtGGATCAGCTAATTTAACATTGAAAAAAGAGGTACCAACTGCTCATAATGGTACAATCACATCAATTGCTTGGACACCCGATGGTAATTATTTAGTTAGTACAGGAGCTGATAGTAAAATTAGATTATGGGATATTCAAAAAGGTGGTGCAAATACAATGATCAATTATCCAAATGCTCACAATGTTCACAAAATACCAAATCAAATTTGTTTATCTACCAATGGTCAATATCTATTTCATCCAAATGGTAGAGCGATTCATGTTTATGAAACTGCAACAGGTAATTTAGTACGTCAATTAAAAGGTCATTTTGAAAAAGTCAATTGTTGTGTTTTTAATCATTGTGATCAAGCTTTAATCTCTGGTTCAAATGATAGATTAACTTTGTATTGggataattcaaatgatgatcAAATTGATGatcaacaatttttaaatgaagaaaaacaaaataatcaaaataatgatgatgataataataattttcaagTTACTACTAATACAACAACtaaaacttcaacaacaacaacaacatcaacaacaatatctCCTCCGACAACTTTAGAAGATGTTGATAATTGGAGTGATGattag